The proteins below are encoded in one region of Penicillium psychrofluorescens genome assembly, chromosome: 4:
- a CDS encoding uncharacterized protein (ID:PFLUO_006275-T1.cds;~source:funannotate), producing MSLKAISAKDAASLDKDLMDMGGWSLDQLMELAGLSVSQAVWKVHPPSKGKNVLVVCGPGNNGGDGLVAARHLAQYGYTPSVYYPKEGKNELYQRLKTQLHSLSVPFTTDFASALSSTTFVVDAIFGFSFGGPLRAPFGEIVSQIESSSVPVLSVDAPSSWDIQSGPPKEGPGAKFMPQALISLTAPKPCVQYYRGRHFIGGRFLTKSIADKYGLDCPQYPGIEQVLEIGVDAEGRL from the exons ATGTCGTTAAAA GCGATTTCAGCCAAAGATGCCGCTTCCCTGGACAAGGATCTTATGGATATGGGCGGCTGGTCCTTGGACCAATTGATGGAGCTGGCGGGCCTGTCTGTGTCGCAAGCCG TATGGAAAGTCCATCCCCCgagcaagggcaagaacgtcctcgtcgtctgcGGACCAGGCAATAACG GCGGAGACGGCCTCGTAGCAGCACGCCACCTAGCGCAGTACGGCTACACACCCAGCGTGTACTACCCCAAAGAAGGCAAAAACGAGCTGTACCAGCGCCTGAAAACACAGCTACACAGCCTTTCTGTCCCCTTCACAACAGACTTCGCCAGCGCGCTCAGCTCAACGAccttcgtcgtcgacgccATCTTCGGCTTCTCCTTCGGGGGGCCCCTCCGCGCTCCCTTCGGGGAGATCGTCTCGCAGATCGAGTCCTCGTCCGTCCCCGTGCTGAGCGTTGACGCACCCAGTTCGTGGGATATACAGAGCGGGCCGCCGAAGGAGGGCCCGGGGGCCAAGTTCATGCCGCAGGCGCTGATTAGTTTGACCGCGCCGAAGCCGTGTGTCCAGTATTACCGTGGACGGCATTTTATTGGGGGGAGGTTCTTGACGAAGTCGATCGCGGACAAATACGGGCTGGATTGTCCGCAGTATCCCGGGATTGAGCAGGTTTTGGAGATTGGGGTTGATGCGGAGGGAAGGCTGTAA
- a CDS encoding uncharacterized protein (ID:PFLUO_006276-T1.cds;~source:funannotate) translates to MVLRIRLSRFGNKHNPFYNIVVAQARSARGAKPLEVIGTYNPVPKQPTNLYDENANARAFKEVALDRSRTKYWLGVGAQPSDPVWKLLSMAGLVEPKPITHNKA, encoded by the exons ATGGTCCTCCGGATTCGGCTGTCTCGCTTCGGCAACAAACACAACCCATTCTACAACATAGTGGTTGCGCAAGCACG ATCCGCCCGTGGCGCGAAACCCCTCGAAGTCATCGGCACCTATAACCCCGTCCCTAAACAGCCGACGAACCTGTATGACGAGAACGCCAATGCGCGCGCATTCAAGGAGGTTGCGCTGGACCGGTCACGCACAAAGTATTGGCTGGGTGTAGGCGCGCAGCCCAGCGATCCTGTGTGGAAACTCTTGAGCATG GCTGGTTTGGTTGAGCCGAAACCGATCACCCATAACAAGGCCTGA
- a CDS encoding uncharacterized protein (ID:PFLUO_006277-T1.cds;~source:funannotate): MSGSSNQSTRTSPGSFGTTQRTESVSSGSSPPRQSLSEAPLTAQHAMSTDVYSPNASQAPTSLSNSFSYPFSPLGPSASLDTSMRLNDSDRSLNGLVRANSGGAILMRKLPRNTSREALRSMLLFAKDFVDADFVSLDLPEDNGFLSAVARFNTLPAAEEARALLDGKPNSKNDATMIVEMYPGPVGSNTRRNTIDHTANRGLLGGVPSNGPVSRQSSRFNGTFQSLERLSAANPSSQTIGEGLPPASESGSRLHSLFSPQSPIGNGVGDLPRVTGKSMIDEDPDEETGELLKDPVGYAENGHSASASAQRRSTNPQIPAGRFANMSLSTNMSSPPLPGYGPSGHSSRMGSGSSGYPPQVNQAPVGGGHGYPYGAQHTPRHSLPAANPNDLNPPCNTLYVGNLPPDTSEEELKALFSKQRGYKRLCFRNKQNGPMCFVEFDEVAMASKALNELYGYKLSNSVKTGIRLSFSKNPLGVRSGQPGSMSASNPLSAPGAVPGGSSLGGMHNHMFSAVNGPPPGLAAPPGLNVPMQVRNGGGAMHPPGNPHAGMVGNGSFNPNSGLGIRTNGVNSMMMSPPPPPPGSGAGNNAGPNMNGYNSFYPDYMMGR; this comes from the coding sequence ATGAGCGGCAGCTCCAACCAGTCCACTCGCACGAGTCCAGGCTCTTTTGGAACCACGCAGCGCACTGAATCTGTGTCATCGGGCTCGTCGCCACCGCGCCAGTCACTTTCGGAGGCGCCTTTGACGGCTCAGCATGCGATGTCGACCGACGTGTATAGCCCGAATGCGTCGCAAGCGCCCACATCGCTAAGCAACTCCTTTTCCTAccctttctctcctctcgGTCCGTCGGCCTCGTTGGACACCAGTATGCGCCTGAACGACTCCGACCGGAGCCTCAACGGCCTGGTTCGCGCCAATAGCGGAGGCGCGATCCTGATGCGCAAGCTGCCGCGCAACACGAGTCGTGAAGCGCTGCGCAGCATGCTTCTGTTCGCAAAGGATTTTGTCGATGCAGACTTTGTGTCGCTGGATCTGCCAGAGGATAATGGATTTTTGAGCGCGGTCGCGCGCTTCAACACTTTGCCCGCTGCCGAAGAAGCAAGGGCTCTCCTTGATGGGAAGCCAAACTCGAAGAACGATGCCACCATGATCGTGGAGATGTATCCAGGTCCCGTCGGGTCGAATACGCGTCGCAACACGATCGATCACACGGCCAATCGCGGGCTTCTGGGTGGCGTTCCGTCTAACGGCCCTGTGTCGCGTCAGTCGTCCCGATTCAACGGTACCTTCCAGAGCCTCGAGCGCCTCTCAGCCGCCAATCCGTCTTCCCAGACCATCGGCGAAGGCTTGCCCCCGGCCTCAGAATCCGGATCGCGCCTCCACAGTCTCTTCTCTCCACAGTCTCCGATCGGAAACGGCGTTGGCGATCTGCCCCGCGTCACCGGAAAGTCCATGATCGATGAAGACCCGGACGAGGAAACGGGagagctgctcaaggatcCAGTTGGTTACGCAGAGAATGGTCACTCTGCATCGGCTTCTGCCCAGCGCCGCTCCACAAACCCTCAGATTCCGGCTGGTCGTTTTGCCAACATGTCTCTGTCAACCAATATGTCCTCGCCACCTCTCCCCGGCTATGGCCCCAGTGGTCACTCCTCGCGCATGGGAAGTGGATCCTCTGGCTACCCGCCGCAGGTCAACCAAGCACccgtcggtggtggtcaTGGCTATCCATACGGTGCCCAGCACACTCCGCGCCATAGCCTGCCCGCTGCAAACCCGAACGATTTGAATCCGCCCTGTAACACACTCTATGTCGGAAACCTGCCACCCGATAcgtcggaggaggagctcaaggCGCTCTTCTCGAAGCAGCGTGGCTACAAGCGACTCTGCTTCCGCAACAAGCAGAATGGCCCCATGTGTTTTGTGGAATTTGATGaggtggccatggcgagcaaGGCGCTGAACGAACTGTACGGCTACAAGCTGTCCAATAGCGTCAAGACTGGCATTCGTCTGAGCTTCTCGAAGAACCCGCTGGGTGTGCGCTCCGGTCAGCCCGGCAGCATGAGCGCTTCCAATCCTCTGTCTGCGCCCGGGGCGGTTCCTGGCGGTAGCAGTCTGGGAGGCATGCACAACCACATGTTCTCCGCTGTGAACGGCCCGCCTCCTGGCCTCGCAGCTCCTCCCGGTCTCAACGTGCCGATGCAAGTGCGCAACGGCGGAGGAGCCATGCACCCACCTGGCAATCCCCACGCAGGCATGGTGGGCAACGGATCGTTCAACCCCAACTCGGGCTTAGGAATCCGGACCAACGGGGTGAactcgatgatgatgtcgccgccgccgccgcccccTGGA